Proteins encoded together in one Amblyraja radiata isolate CabotCenter1 chromosome 11, sAmbRad1.1.pri, whole genome shotgun sequence window:
- the cdkn2aipnl gene encoding CDKN2AIP N-terminal-like protein, with amino-acid sequence MADELLEQNQEVADVVEGLRGCWESDKHWRARRDFLIRNLSDYQSEGESMEDLDDLVALSMVWSNHVFMGCRYNDDLMEKVLEMADGVEIEDAPQFTTRDEIMKERR; translated from the exons ATGGCGGACGAGCTGCTGGAGCAGAACCAGGAGGTCGCCGACGTGGTGGAGGGGCTGCGCGGCTGCTGGGAGAGCGACAAACACTGGCGGGCGCGCAGGGACTTTCTGATCAGGAACCTGTCCGACTACCAGAGCGAGGGCGAGAGCATGGAAGACCTGGACGACCTAGTCGCGCTCTCCATGGTCTGGTCCAACCACGTCTTCATGGGCTGCCG TTATAATGATGACCTCATGGAGAAGGTATTGGAAATGGCAGACGGAGTTGAAATTGAAGATGCGCCACAGTTCACCACCAGAGATGAGATCATGAAAGAG AGACGGTAG